The Elgaria multicarinata webbii isolate HBS135686 ecotype San Diego chromosome 1, rElgMul1.1.pri, whole genome shotgun sequence genome has a window encoding:
- the LRRC39 gene encoding leucine-rich repeat-containing protein 39, with translation MKPDAESEYGTATAEKAVCVGSFTAVKALWEVRIEKIKEDLRKEKEFRQRTAGRLTLVWEERASLAKLQEKVSTEDGKAVLRIEQEEWKTLPSCLLKLNHLQEWQLHRTGLVKIPQFIGRFQNLIVLDLSRNSIAEIPREIGQLPNLQELILSYNKIKSVPKELSNCVSLERLELAVNRDICDLPHQLSEMKKLYHLDLSMNQFTAFPSVILDMPSLEWLDMGSNKLKEIPGNLDRAENLHTLWLQRNEIAFLPESICNLKNLSTLVLTNNKLQDIPACMKDMTDLRFVNFRDNPLKLQVTLPPCENTEEEEERELYGIQFMHAYIQESLSRKENMESDILADASADK, from the exons ATGAAACCAGATGCTGAATCAGAATATGGAACAGCCACGGCTGAAAAGGCAGTTTGCGTTGGCTCCTTTACAGCTGTTAAGGCACTTTGGGAAGTCAGAATTGAAAAAATAAAGGAAGACCttcgaaaagaaaaagaattcaggCAGAGGACTGCAGGGAG ATTGACACTTGTTTGGGAAGAAAGGGCCAGTTTGGCCAAGCTTCAGGAAAAAGTAAGCACTGAAGAtggaaaggctgttctaaggaTTGAACAGGAAGAATGGAAG ACTCTACCTTCTTGCTTACTGAAACTGAACCACCTCCAGGAATGGCAACTTCACAGAACTGGTTTGGTAAAAATCCCTCAATTCATTGGTCGCTTTCAAAACCTCATTGTTCTAGATCTGTCTCGAAATTCCATTGCAGAAATTCCTAGGGAGATCG GTCAGTTGCCAAATCTACAAGAGTTGATCCTCAGTTACAATAAAATTAAATCTGTTCCTAAAGAGCTAAGCAATTGTGTCAGCTTAGAAAGACTGGAGCTGGCAGTGAATCGAGACATCTGTGACCTTCCCCATCAG CTCAGTGAAATGAAGAAGCTTTATCACCTGGATCTGAGCATGAACCAGTTTACTGCCTTCCCATCAGTCATCCTGGATATGCCAAGCCTGGAATGGTTAGACATGGGGAGTAACAAACTTAAGGAAATCCCTGGCAATCTTGATAg AGCAGAAAACCTGCACACTTTGTGGCTCCAAAGAAATGAAATCGCTTTCTTACCAGAATCCATTTGTAACCTAAAAAATCTGAGCACCCTTGTCCTCACCAACAACAAACTCCAGGATATTCCTGCTTGCATGAAGGACATGACAGACCTAAG ATTTGTCAACTTCAGAGACAACCCACTGAAGCTGCAGGTAACACTTCCCCCTTGTGAGAAtactgaagaggaagaggaacgaGAACTGTATGGAATTCAATTCATGCACGCATACATTCAGGAGTCACTCAGCAGAAAAG
- the DBT gene encoding lipoamide acyltransferase component of branched-chain alpha-keto acid dehydrogenase complex, mitochondrial isoform X1, which translates to MAAAIALRSCYRAAGHLLRVRHVRLYSSIRLLKAKYICGFDKSVWRYRHQHRLFRTTVVSNGQIVQFKLSDIGEGITEVTVKEWYVKEGDVVSQFDSICEVQSDKASVTITSRYDGIIRKLHYELDEIAHVGKPLVDIETATLKDVAPEEDVVETPAVSHEEQTHQEIKGHKTLATPAVRRLAMENNIKLSEVIGTGKDDRILKEDILNYLAKQTGAILPLSPKPEIIPPSPKLQPAASTAKEKALRIPAPISKPVVITGKDKTVPLSGFQKVMVKTMTAALKIPHFGYCDEVDLTHLIQLRGELKPIAQERGVNLSFMPFFLKAASLGLLHYPILNASVDDNCENITYKASHNIGIAMDTGQGLLVPNVKNVQACSLFEIAAELNRLQNLGSANQLGTNDLTGGTFTLSNIGTIGGTYAKPVILPPEVAIGALGKIQIVPRFNSKGEVCKAQIMNVSWSADHRIIDGATMSRFSNLWKSYLENPASMLLDLK; encoded by the exons CTCCGTGTTCGCCATGTTAGATTGTATAGTAGCATTCGTTTGCTAAAGGCAAAATACATTTGTGGGTTTGACAAGTCTGTGTGGAGGTATCGACATCAACACCGATTGTTTAGAACAACTGTTG tttcaaaTGGCCAAATTGTCCAGTTCAAGCTCTCTGATATTGGAGAAGGAATCACAGAGGTGACTGTAAAGGAATG GTATGTAAAAGAAGGCGATGTTGTGTCGCAGTTTGACAGCATCTGTGAAGTACAAAGCGATAAAGCCTCCGTCACTATCACCAGCCGCTATGATGGCATCATTAGAAAACTCCATTATGAGTTAGATGAAATAGCCCATGTGGGGAAACCTCTGGTGGATATAGAAACAGCTACCTTGAAAG ATGTAGCTCCCGAAGAGGATGTTGTTGAAACACCTGCTGTGTCGCATGAAGAACAGACCCACCAAGAGATTAAGGGCCACAAAACCTTGGCGACTCCAGCTGTTCGACGCCTTGCCATGGAAAACAAT ATTAAACTGAGCGAAGTCATTGGAACAGGGAAAGATGACCGGATCCTCAAAGAAGACATTCTCAATTACCTGGCCAAGCAGACAGGAGCAATTTTACCTCTTTCGCCAAAGCCTGAAATAATCCCGCCTTCACCAAAATTGCAGCCTGCAGCAAGCACGGCAAAGGAGAAAGCATTGAGAATTCCTGCGCCCATTTCCAAGCCTGTAGTAATTACAGGGAAAGATAAAACAGTGCCTTTAtcag GATTCCAGAAGGTAATGGTGAAAACCATGACTGCTGCTTTGAAAATTCCTCACTTTGGTTATTGTGATGAGGTTGATCTCACTCATCTCATCCAGTTGAGAGGGGAGTTGAAACCTATAGCACAAGAACGGGGGGTTAACCTCTCCTTCATGCCCTTCTTTTTAAAG GCTGCTTCTTTAGGCTTATTACATTACCCTATTCTTAATGCTTCTGTGGATGACAACTGCGAAAACATCACATACAAG GCTTCTCACAACATTGGTATTGCTATGGATACAGGACAAGGCTTGCTTGTCCCGAATGTAAAGAACGTTCAGGCCTGTAGCTTGTTTGAGATTGCAGCAGAGTTAAACCGCCTACAAAACCTGGGGTCTGCTAACCAGCTGGGAACAAATGACCTCACTGGAGGAACGTTCACACTTTCCAACATTGGCACA ATTGGTGGTACATATGCAAAGCCAGTGATCCTACCTCCTGAAGTAGCTATTGGAGCTCTTGGAAAGATACAG ATCGTTCCTCGATTTAACAGTAAGGGTGAAGTATGTAAAGCACAGATAATGAATGTGAGCTGGTCAGCTGATCACAGAATCATCGATGGCGCAACCATGTCCCGTTTTTCTAACTTATGGAAATCGTACTTGGAGAACCCTGCTTCCATGCTGCTGGATCTTAAATAA
- the DBT gene encoding lipoamide acyltransferase component of branched-chain alpha-keto acid dehydrogenase complex, mitochondrial isoform X2 codes for MDLDVILGSLLCRSHMLRVRHVRLYSSIRLLKAKYICGFDKSVWRYRHQHRLFRTTVVSNGQIVQFKLSDIGEGITEVTVKEWYVKEGDVVSQFDSICEVQSDKASVTITSRYDGIIRKLHYELDEIAHVGKPLVDIETATLKDVAPEEDVVETPAVSHEEQTHQEIKGHKTLATPAVRRLAMENNIKLSEVIGTGKDDRILKEDILNYLAKQTGAILPLSPKPEIIPPSPKLQPAASTAKEKALRIPAPISKPVVITGKDKTVPLSGFQKVMVKTMTAALKIPHFGYCDEVDLTHLIQLRGELKPIAQERGVNLSFMPFFLKAASLGLLHYPILNASVDDNCENITYKASHNIGIAMDTGQGLLVPNVKNVQACSLFEIAAELNRLQNLGSANQLGTNDLTGGTFTLSNIGTIGGTYAKPVILPPEVAIGALGKIQIVPRFNSKGEVCKAQIMNVSWSADHRIIDGATMSRFSNLWKSYLENPASMLLDLK; via the exons CTCCGTGTTCGCCATGTTAGATTGTATAGTAGCATTCGTTTGCTAAAGGCAAAATACATTTGTGGGTTTGACAAGTCTGTGTGGAGGTATCGACATCAACACCGATTGTTTAGAACAACTGTTG tttcaaaTGGCCAAATTGTCCAGTTCAAGCTCTCTGATATTGGAGAAGGAATCACAGAGGTGACTGTAAAGGAATG GTATGTAAAAGAAGGCGATGTTGTGTCGCAGTTTGACAGCATCTGTGAAGTACAAAGCGATAAAGCCTCCGTCACTATCACCAGCCGCTATGATGGCATCATTAGAAAACTCCATTATGAGTTAGATGAAATAGCCCATGTGGGGAAACCTCTGGTGGATATAGAAACAGCTACCTTGAAAG ATGTAGCTCCCGAAGAGGATGTTGTTGAAACACCTGCTGTGTCGCATGAAGAACAGACCCACCAAGAGATTAAGGGCCACAAAACCTTGGCGACTCCAGCTGTTCGACGCCTTGCCATGGAAAACAAT ATTAAACTGAGCGAAGTCATTGGAACAGGGAAAGATGACCGGATCCTCAAAGAAGACATTCTCAATTACCTGGCCAAGCAGACAGGAGCAATTTTACCTCTTTCGCCAAAGCCTGAAATAATCCCGCCTTCACCAAAATTGCAGCCTGCAGCAAGCACGGCAAAGGAGAAAGCATTGAGAATTCCTGCGCCCATTTCCAAGCCTGTAGTAATTACAGGGAAAGATAAAACAGTGCCTTTAtcag GATTCCAGAAGGTAATGGTGAAAACCATGACTGCTGCTTTGAAAATTCCTCACTTTGGTTATTGTGATGAGGTTGATCTCACTCATCTCATCCAGTTGAGAGGGGAGTTGAAACCTATAGCACAAGAACGGGGGGTTAACCTCTCCTTCATGCCCTTCTTTTTAAAG GCTGCTTCTTTAGGCTTATTACATTACCCTATTCTTAATGCTTCTGTGGATGACAACTGCGAAAACATCACATACAAG GCTTCTCACAACATTGGTATTGCTATGGATACAGGACAAGGCTTGCTTGTCCCGAATGTAAAGAACGTTCAGGCCTGTAGCTTGTTTGAGATTGCAGCAGAGTTAAACCGCCTACAAAACCTGGGGTCTGCTAACCAGCTGGGAACAAATGACCTCACTGGAGGAACGTTCACACTTTCCAACATTGGCACA ATTGGTGGTACATATGCAAAGCCAGTGATCCTACCTCCTGAAGTAGCTATTGGAGCTCTTGGAAAGATACAG ATCGTTCCTCGATTTAACAGTAAGGGTGAAGTATGTAAAGCACAGATAATGAATGTGAGCTGGTCAGCTGATCACAGAATCATCGATGGCGCAACCATGTCCCGTTTTTCTAACTTATGGAAATCGTACTTGGAGAACCCTGCTTCCATGCTGCTGGATCTTAAATAA